In a single window of the Candidatus Poribacteria bacterium genome:
- a CDS encoding lysine N(6)-hydroxylase/L-ornithine N(5)-oxygenase family protein, which produces MNSHQPDRSDSPTTTDTKLLKRVGESESSVNRGQLKEDLVKSDPSLTDNRKLTTDHQLAHRNIPITIIGGGIHGVSIAIRLLRDMPRAARSLAIVDRHLQPLTQWRCKTERQGMTFLRSPAVHHITPDALGIVEYAERHNRTDELAPPYSQPSTQLFWDFCNDALAVSGLQIPPTRSSVYYQFDVAKLRWDKGAGRFPFRLISTNNEGFRSSCVVLAIGADDCVYVPPEFVEWQHRYPEQILHAAQFTVDCEDGNVGARSPRPSKRKIVIVGGGLTAGTLAKSLSEHGHSVALMARKTLKTEQFDFPPVWLGPKALAEFASETDFQRRYETIQQNRGEGSITPDIMDALLNTPNVDIYPETRVHNITTEEGGLPAQRLRVETTRGVITDVSRVILATGYRFNLRRYGFLTELLAQHQIPLVCGLPRLDTDLQLHPVENLFGSGTIAQLQVGPASGNIAGATLAYERLREKLLSHL; this is translated from the coding sequence ATGAATAGCCATCAGCCAGATAGGTCAGATTCGCCCACGACTACTGATACAAAGCTTTTAAAACGCGTGGGAGAGTCTGAGTCGTCAGTTAACAGGGGTCAGTTAAAAGAGGATTTGGTTAAATCGGATCCCTCTTTAACCGATAACCGAAAACTGACAACCGATCACCAATTAGCACATCGAAACATCCCGATTACCATCATCGGTGGCGGGATACACGGTGTATCTATCGCGATTCGGTTGCTCCGCGATATGCCACGGGCGGCAAGAAGCCTCGCGATTGTCGATCGGCATCTGCAACCCCTCACCCAATGGCGATGTAAAACGGAACGCCAAGGCATGACGTTTCTCCGTTCACCCGCTGTTCATCACATTACGCCCGATGCGCTCGGTATCGTTGAATACGCCGAACGCCACAACCGAACGGATGAGTTGGCACCCCCCTATTCGCAACCCTCCACGCAACTCTTCTGGGATTTCTGCAACGATGCGCTTGCGGTATCGGGATTACAAATCCCACCTACAAGAAGCAGCGTCTATTATCAGTTTGATGTGGCGAAATTACGATGGGACAAAGGTGCGGGTAGATTTCCGTTCCGCCTCATCTCAACAAATAATGAGGGGTTTCGGAGCAGTTGTGTTGTCCTCGCCATCGGAGCGGACGACTGCGTTTACGTGCCACCTGAGTTTGTTGAATGGCAGCACCGATATCCCGAGCAGATTTTACACGCCGCCCAGTTTACAGTGGATTGTGAGGACGGAAACGTAGGGGCGAGGTCGCCTCGCCCGTCCAAAAGAAAAATTGTTATCGTTGGAGGTGGATTGACGGCGGGGACACTCGCAAAAAGTCTCAGCGAACACGGACACAGTGTAGCACTGATGGCTCGGAAAACGTTGAAGACGGAACAGTTCGATTTTCCGCCGGTGTGGTTAGGTCCCAAAGCACTCGCCGAATTTGCGAGTGAGACCGATTTTCAGCGACGTTATGAGACAATTCAACAGAACAGAGGCGAAGGGAGCATCACCCCTGATATTATGGATGCTTTGCTGAATACGCCGAATGTTGACATCTATCCTGAGACCCGTGTCCACAACATTACGACGGAAGAAGGAGGTCTACCCGCACAAAGACTCAGGGTTGAAACGACGCGTGGTGTGATTACGGATGTGTCTCGCGTCATCCTCGCAACGGGGTATAGATTCAATCTGCGTCGTTACGGATTTTTAACGGAATTACTCGCGCAACACCAAATCCCGCTTGTCTGTGGACTCCCACGACTTGATACCGATTTACAACTCCACCCAGTCGAGAATCTATTCGGATCTGGTACCATCGCGCAACTTCAGGTAGGTCCCGCTTCAGGCAACATCGCTGGCGCGACTCTCGCCTATGAACGCCTCCGAGAAAAACTACTTTCACACCTGTAG